In Bacteroidota bacterium, the genomic stretch GGAACGTTATATTTTGCTGATTATTTGTTGTTTATATTATATACCCCAAGCAAATTTCTTTAATATTTTTCACATTTTTTTCCGGAATCTGCCTGTTCTTTCCTTTACCGGGCTGGTCTTTTTCTGACTAATCCACCATGAAGTATTGGGATAATGAATATGAAAAGGCACTTTGATTTCTGTCAGGCGGGATATCACATCGAATAGTAGCGATGATACCAGGATGAACAATGGACAGGAAACTAATCCGCCCAACACATCGACAAGATAGTGTGCCTTTAGGTAAACAGTGGAAAGTGAAAGGATGAGTATGAAGGGCAGGATAGAATAGAAAAGCTTTTTGGAATTGGTGAATGCCAGATATAATAAAATATAGGATATTCCAATGTGTGAGCTTGGAAATGCACCGGTAGGTGCTTCACCCATTTCATGAATAATCTTTATTAGATAACTGAAAAAATATCCCTCTGGCAACGTCGTGTCTTTAGCCGGAAAATAAAACTGCGGGCCTTCTGTGGGAAAAATCGAAAAAATAATATAGAATATGTAAAATGAACTGATGATGACAAAAAGGCTTTTTTCGAACCTGTCCCTGTGTTTTAGGTAAATAACCAGGCAGGTAATGAGAATCAGAGGGAAAAATGAAAAATAACCAAGGTTCATGATTTCGTTGACCCAGGGCTGGGGTAATAATTTTGAAAATGCAATACTTGGCTGGCACCCAAACAGATTGTATTCCCAGTTGCATAAAAGCCAGTCAAAATTGCCATAAAAAATATTATTAAAATAATCAGTTTCATTATAGAAAAATCCCAAAAAAGCCAGGGGATAAAAATTCCTGAAA encodes the following:
- a CDS encoding phosphatase PAP2 family protein, translated to MNPQKNENKFWNLFNPTDIITLIYILATALYMTFGSARLQDKSIHFLIRFCFIALIFTLIWLKQLFKNDPLLDFFRNFYPLAFLGFFYNETDYFNNIFYGNFDWLLCNWEYNLFGCQPSIAFSKLLPQPWVNEIMNLGYFSFFPLILITCLVIYLKHRDRFEKSLFVIISSFYIFYIIFSIFPTEGPQFYFPAKDTTLPEGYFFSYLIKIIHEMGEAPTGAFPSSHIGISYILLYLAFTNSKKLFYSILPFILILSLSTVYLKAHYLVDVLGGLVSCPLFILVSSLLFDVISRLTEIKVPFHIHYPNTSWWISQKKTSPVKERTGRFRKKM